The genomic window TATTAGACAGCGCAGCGGGATCGTCCTACGGTTCGGCATATCGCGGCCCATCGGGCCGCTGGAGGTGCCGATGAACGTGCTGCCCAATCCCAATGCCCGGCGCCAGTCGTTGCGCCGGCTGCTCACCCGCCTCAGCCTCACCACTGTGCTGATTGTCTTTCCCGCTCTGGCCGTCGCGCAGAGCGGCTCACCCTTTGATAGCGGCCTCACCTCGCTGCAAAACCTCTTCACCGGAACCATCGCCAGGGTTGCCAGCCTGATCGCCATCGTGATCGGCGGCTACCAGTTTGCACACGGAGAGCCGGGCGCGAAGAAGACGCTGGCCGGCGTGGCGGCCGGAACGGGTATCGCCGTGATGGCCGTCAATGTCCTCAACTGGCTGTGGGGCATCTGACCGCCGCGCCCGAAGCCGCAACCGCAAACACACAACCGTTCGAGTGTGAGGGGCAACGATGCAGACACACACCTATAGCCGGCCAACCATCGGCGCAGCGAGCGACGGGTCATCGCCGCCGAGGCGCAGAAACCGGGTCTACAAGAGCCTGCACAAGCCCCTCACTTACCTTGGTGTCGAGCGAACGCTGTTTTACTTCGTCTGCGTCGGCGCGGTGGGCGCGTTCAACCTCTTCAACAGCCTGCTTGCCGGAGCAGCGGTCTTCGTCGGGGGCTTTGCCTTCGGCCATTGGGTGACGGGGAGCGATCCGGCGTTTCTGCAGATTCTCGCGAAGTCCGAACGCTACAAGAGCCGCTACGACGCGGCGAAACAAGGCACGTCCCGCGTGGAGGTCATCTGATGCTGCGTCTCGATAAGGTCATCAAGCCGTGGAAGGAGGCCGCCGCGCTTTCGGACCACATCAACCTGTACGGCTTCTGGAACGAGACGGCGTTTCTGACCAAGAGCGGCGACCTGGGGATGGTCCTGAGCGTGACCGGCGTCGATTATGAGAGTCTCGACTACGCCGGACAGGAATATGCCGTGAAGCGCCTCGAAGCCGCCCTCAAAGCATTCGGGCCGGGCTTCCACGTCTATCAATATCTCTTCAAATCGAACCGGCCGGAGATTCCCTTTGCCGACTACGACAGCCCTGTTGTCGAGGAAGCCGTGGACTACCGGCGACGGTTTTTCGCGGCCAAGGCCGACAGCCTCTACCAGATTGAAATCTTCTACTGCGTCGTGCTTGAAGGAGCGCGATCGAAGACCGGCATCCGTGCCGCGCTAGCGCAGATGTTCCGTGATCCCGGCGGAGCCGTGAATGAGCTGAAGGCCCAGTTCACAAGCAATCACATGAAGACGCTGCTGCGCGCGCAGATCAAGCGCGATCTTGCGCGGCTCGAAAGCCATGTGCAGGGATTCATCCGGCAGCTTGGCGACTTCGTGCATATCGATGTGCTCGACCAGCAAGGCCAGTTCCGGTTCTTCCGGCGTCTCGTCAACTACGACGACTGGCGGATTGCGGGCGCGCCGAAGCATACGCAGTTTCTCGATTACCAGGTGGTCAACTCCGACATCGAGGCCGAGCGGGACCATCTGCGCGTGGGCGACCACTTCGTGCGGATTCTGACGATGAAGGAAGCTATCGGCGAGACACGGCCGCTTGTGCTCGATGCGCTGCTCAAGATTCCAGCCAACTTTTACGCGGTCACAGAGTGGACGCCGTTGAGCATTGAGAAGGCGCGCAAGGAAGTCAACAAGCGCCGCCGACACTTCAACATCTCGAAGACAGGCTTTGTCTCGCAACTCGGCAACGATGCGGCGCAGACCAATCCGCGCGATGTGTTGGTGGACGAATCGAAGCAGGCCGACATCGAGAATCTGGGTAATTGCTTGCGTGAGCTGGGCGAGGGCCAGTCGCTCGGCGAGTTTTCGCTGACCATCGTACTCTATGGCCGCGACCGGCAGGCGCTCGATGAGCGCGTCGGCGCGTTCGCCGGCGTCTTTACCAACGCCGACGGCAGCCTGTTCGTTGAAACCTACAACCAGCTCAACGCCTACTTCGCTACCGTGCCCGGCGGCTACGCATTCAACCTGCGGCGAATGCTTCTCTTAAATACAAACTACGCAGACCTGTCGTTCCTGTTCACGATCCTGCCCGGCGAGAAGGTCAACAGCTATCTCAACGCCGAGTACCTCGCCGTGCTGGAGACGGACAACGCCACACCCTACTATCTGAATCTCCATTGCGGCGAGGTGGCGCACACGCTGATTCTTGGCATGACCGGTTCGGGCAAATCGTACTTCTGCAACTTCCTTTTGCAGAATGCGCAGAAGTATAAGCCATTAACTTTCATCTTCGACATCGGCGGCAGCTTCGAGTCGCTGACGACGATCTTCGGCGGTTCGTATCTCAATGTCGGCCAGGAGACGCGCGACTTCACTATCAATCCCTTCTCACTGGCGCAGACCAAGGAGAACATGCAGTTCCTCTTCAGCTTCTTCCGCGTACTGATCGAAGGCAATAATCAGCGGTACCGGCTCGACTTCAAGGAAGAGATCAAGCTGTGGGATGCGATCGAGCGCATCTACATGCTCGAAGCCGGGCAGCGGACGGTCTCGAACTTCTCGAATATCATTGGCGAACTGAAAGACCGGCTACATCGCTGGACCCGCGCCGGGCAGTACGGGTTTCTCTTCGACAACGCCGAGGACACACTCTCGTTCAGCGAGTTCCAGACCTTCAACTTCGCCGGCTGGGGCGATGCGCCGGAGGTGCTGGAGCCGCTGCTCTTTTATGTCCTCCATCGGGCATCGAACGAGATCTGCGATCCGGCGCGGCTGGCCACCTTCAAGATCTTCCTGCTCGACGAGGCGTGGCTGTTCATCAAGAACGAGACCATCCGCAACTACGTGGTGCAGGCGCAGAAGACATGGCGCAAGCACCGCGCCGCAATGATCCTGGCCACGCAGTCGATCAAGGAGTTACAGGAATCGGGAATGCTGCATATCGTCTCCGAGAGCTGCCCAACCAAGATCCTTCTCGCCAACCCGGAGATGGACCGCTCGGTCTACGCCGAGGCGTTCCACTTGAACAACACGGAACTTGACCTGATTGCCGGTCTCGTTCCACCGGGGCAGATGCTCATCCGCAAGGCGCAATCGTCGAAGAAGGTCCATCTGAACGTCGATTCTGTCACGCACTGGATGGCGACCAACAACGCCAAGGACAATCTGCGCAAGCGCGAATACTTCGCGCGCTACGGCATCGCCGAGGGCCTGCGCCGGCTCGCCGAAGAGTTTCCGTTTCAGCCACGCACCATCACCACCACCACCTCTACCGCTATGAAAGGAGCCGCAGCATGAATGGCAAGCTGATCTTCATCGCCGGGCTGGCCCTGGCGCTCATCCCCCTTGGCGCGTCCGCGCAGGATGCGTCGGCGCGCACCGTCGAGTACCACTCGCAGGACATCGTTCCCATCCACGCCAAGTTGAAGTACACGACGCTGATCGAGCTGCCGGCAACCGAGAAGATCATGGAGGCCGCCACCGGCGACAAGGACTTCTGGGTCGTCGATGTCGTCGGCAACTTCTGCTTCGTGCATCCGGCCAAGGCTGGCATCAGCTCGAACCTGAACTTGATCACCGACAAGGGCAACATCTATTCGTTCACCCTGCAGGACGTTTCCGGCTCGACGGAGACGCCGGACCTGAAGGTGATCGTTGTGCCCGCAGACCGTTCCTCCATCGTCGCGTCCGCCGGCCCGCCGCAGTTCGTCCCGGCTGCGCAGCTTGAGCAGTCGCAACAGGCACTTGCCGCCGTGCAGTCGCACATTACTGAACTCAACGACGAGTTCAAGAGCGCCTATCCGCTTTCGCTCAAGTTCGATTACTCGTTCCACGCGAACGAAGCGCCCTTCGACATCCAGGCCATCTACCACGACGACAAGTTCACCTACATCAAGACCGACGCGCAGGAAAAGTTCTCGGTCTACGAGATGAAGGACGGCAAGCCAAACCTGATCACCTATCAGCTCAACAATGGCACCTACATCATCCCCAAGGTGATGGACTCAGGCTACGTCGAGCTGGGCAAGAAGAAGATGGAGTTTTTGCGCAAGGGGTAGTGGAGGTGAGAGATGCCGGAACCGATTGTGAATGCATCGAGTGCTTTGCCGGTTGAGCCTGGGTTGCACCGTTCCGCTCAGGAGCCCAATGGAGTGCTCCAGAAGAACCTGAAGCCGCTGCTCTACCTGGGCGCGGCATTGCTGGTCATCGTGGCGGCTGTCTTCAGCAGCACGGGCACGAAGACGACCGCGAAGAAGAGCGCGACGCCGAGTCAACCGCCGCAGCCGGTGCTTCAGGACGCCACCGACAACAACGTGCAGGACCTGAAGAACCAGGTTGCCGCCGCGCAGCAGCAGGCGGCGCAACAGAAGGCGGCAGCCGATCCGGCGCTGGCCAACGCGACGCTGGCGCAGCAGGCCGCCGCGGCCAATTACGGCCCGAACGGGCAACCGCTCCCTTGCTCGCCGGGTCAGCCGTGCGCGCAGCAGACAGGTTCTATGCCGCCGCAGTTAACTCCGTCGCAACAGGAGGAACAGCAGCTCGCGGCAAAGGACAAAGAACTTGCCTACGCTTCTCGGTTTGCGTCTAACATTGTTTACAGAAACGCGCAGGATGAAACGCCTCGCCAACCTAACTCTGCTGCCTTGGCGGAGAGCGAGAGCGCACCTGGCGCGCAGGGGAACGCTGGTTTCTCTTCTTCGGCGCAGAATCGCGCTGCGAGTAGTCTGGTAGCCGCTCGACCGGCAGGCGATCCGCCGAGTTCTTCTTCTACACAATCGACCGCCCAGCATAGGGCGGAAGTCAACATCGACGCGGCCACGGGACAGCCTTACGTGATCTACGAGGGGACGACCTTGGATACCGTTCTGATGAATCGGCTGGATGGAGACGCCGCAGGGCCGGTGAAGGTGCTCGTGTCGAATCCTCTCTACTCGCATGACCGGCAGCACGTACTCATCCCGGACGGCACGATTGTCTTGGGCGAGGCGCGCAAGATCGGCGCGTCCGGCATCGGCCAGCAGCGCCGTTTGGCTGTCGTCTTCCACCGCATGATCATGCCCGACGGCTACAGCGTGGACCTCGATCAGTTCCACGGCCTCAACCAGATTGGCGAAGAGGGATTGAAGGACAAGGTCAACAATCACTATTTCCAGATCTTCGGCACCTCGATTGCGTTGGGCGTCATTGCCGGGGCGGGCGAGGTTGAGCAGGGCGGCGGAATGATCACGACCAGTGGTTCCCAGGCCTTCACGACCGGCGCGGCGTCGAGCATCTCGCAGTCGGCGACAACGGTGCTGGACCAGTTTCTGCAGATTCCGCCGACGATCACCATCCGCGAAGGCCACCGCGTCAAGGTCTATTTCACGCAGGACATGCTCCTGCCCGCTTACGACAACCACAGCATCCCACAGACCTTTTGAAGGAGAGTTGCATGTATTGCACGATTCGATTCACTGCTCTTTCGGCCGTTCTGATTCTGGCTCTTGCCGGGTGCAAGAGCCACCAGGCAAAGGTCGATGCGCTCCAGAAACAATACGACCAAGCAGAGGCTCAATTCAGAAAAGACTGCAACGCGGAATATCTCCAGGTTCCACCAACACTGAGCCCCAAGTGTGCTGACGAGGATAAGCAGGCCAAGGAAGCGTGGAACCGTCTTCAGGCGGAACGCGCCAAAGACTAAACACGGAGGAACAACATGAAGTTATCACTCACGCTCGCACTCGTTGCGGCGGCAGGATTCGTGTCGCCCGCACACGCACAATTCGGCTCCGGGATCGTCTTCGATCCCACGCAATCCGCGCACGCGATTCAGCAGATTGCGCAGGCGAGCCAGCTCTACACAACTACGGTGCAGACTACGCAGAACGTTATCGCGGCCTACAACCTTGCGCGGCAGATGGCAAGTCTGCCCGAGACGCTCTACACAGGGTACAGCACACTCGGGCAGCAACAGTGGTCCGCAATCATTCAACCGGCCAACACCTACGGCAACTCGTCCGAGTGGATGAATGCGGTCGCCACGGGCTATGGAGCCGCAGCGGCAACACAATCGGCCAGCATCAGCACAGCGGACCGTATCGCTGGGTACAGCGCGCTCAGCCCACAAGGCCAGCAGGCGATTGCGGCACAGGGCGCAACAGTCGATCTGGCCAATGCAGTCAACGCAACAAGCCTGGAGACCATCGGAGCCATTC from Pseudacidobacterium ailaaui includes these protein-coding regions:
- a CDS encoding TrbC/VirB2 family protein, coding for MNVLPNPNARRQSLRRLLTRLSLTTVLIVFPALAVAQSGSPFDSGLTSLQNLFTGTIARVASLIAIVIGGYQFAHGEPGAKKTLAGVAAGTGIAVMAVNVLNWLWGI
- a CDS encoding VirB3 family type IV secretion system protein codes for the protein MQTHTYSRPTIGAASDGSSPPRRRNRVYKSLHKPLTYLGVERTLFYFVCVGAVGAFNLFNSLLAGAAVFVGGFAFGHWVTGSDPAFLQILAKSERYKSRYDAAKQGTSRVEVI
- a CDS encoding VirB4 family type IV secretion system protein; this translates as MLRLDKVIKPWKEAAALSDHINLYGFWNETAFLTKSGDLGMVLSVTGVDYESLDYAGQEYAVKRLEAALKAFGPGFHVYQYLFKSNRPEIPFADYDSPVVEEAVDYRRRFFAAKADSLYQIEIFYCVVLEGARSKTGIRAALAQMFRDPGGAVNELKAQFTSNHMKTLLRAQIKRDLARLESHVQGFIRQLGDFVHIDVLDQQGQFRFFRRLVNYDDWRIAGAPKHTQFLDYQVVNSDIEAERDHLRVGDHFVRILTMKEAIGETRPLVLDALLKIPANFYAVTEWTPLSIEKARKEVNKRRRHFNISKTGFVSQLGNDAAQTNPRDVLVDESKQADIENLGNCLRELGEGQSLGEFSLTIVLYGRDRQALDERVGAFAGVFTNADGSLFVETYNQLNAYFATVPGGYAFNLRRMLLLNTNYADLSFLFTILPGEKVNSYLNAEYLAVLETDNATPYYLNLHCGEVAHTLILGMTGSGKSYFCNFLLQNAQKYKPLTFIFDIGGSFESLTTIFGGSYLNVGQETRDFTINPFSLAQTKENMQFLFSFFRVLIEGNNQRYRLDFKEEIKLWDAIERIYMLEAGQRTVSNFSNIIGELKDRLHRWTRAGQYGFLFDNAEDTLSFSEFQTFNFAGWGDAPEVLEPLLFYVLHRASNEICDPARLATFKIFLLDEAWLFIKNETIRNYVVQAQKTWRKHRAAMILATQSIKELQESGMLHIVSESCPTKILLANPEMDRSVYAEAFHLNNTELDLIAGLVPPGQMLIRKAQSSKKVHLNVDSVTHWMATNNAKDNLRKREYFARYGIAEGLRRLAEEFPFQPRTITTTTSTAMKGAAA
- a CDS encoding TrbG/VirB9 family P-type conjugative transfer protein; translation: MNGKLIFIAGLALALIPLGASAQDASARTVEYHSQDIVPIHAKLKYTTLIELPATEKIMEAATGDKDFWVVDVVGNFCFVHPAKAGISSNLNLITDKGNIYSFTLQDVSGSTETPDLKVIVVPADRSSIVASAGPPQFVPAAQLEQSQQALAAVQSHITELNDEFKSAYPLSLKFDYSFHANEAPFDIQAIYHDDKFTYIKTDAQEKFSVYEMKDGKPNLITYQLNNGTYIIPKVMDSGYVELGKKKMEFLRKG
- a CDS encoding TrbI/VirB10 family protein, yielding MPEPIVNASSALPVEPGLHRSAQEPNGVLQKNLKPLLYLGAALLVIVAAVFSSTGTKTTAKKSATPSQPPQPVLQDATDNNVQDLKNQVAAAQQQAAQQKAAADPALANATLAQQAAAANYGPNGQPLPCSPGQPCAQQTGSMPPQLTPSQQEEQQLAAKDKELAYASRFASNIVYRNAQDETPRQPNSAALAESESAPGAQGNAGFSSSAQNRAASSLVAARPAGDPPSSSSTQSTAQHRAEVNIDAATGQPYVIYEGTTLDTVLMNRLDGDAAGPVKVLVSNPLYSHDRQHVLIPDGTIVLGEARKIGASGIGQQRRLAVVFHRMIMPDGYSVDLDQFHGLNQIGEEGLKDKVNNHYFQIFGTSIALGVIAGAGEVEQGGGMITTSGSQAFTTGAASSISQSATTVLDQFLQIPPTITIREGHRVKVYFTQDMLLPAYDNHSIPQTF